In the Opitutia bacterium genome, one interval contains:
- a CDS encoding (2Fe-2S)-binding protein: protein MPKFTLNVNGQARTVDVPADTPLLWVLRDNLELVGTKFGCGIGQCGACTVHLAGTPVRSCQFPVSTVVGMPITTIEGLSPDGSHPLQKAWIDHDVPQCGYCQSGQIMTAAALLKNNPHPSDEDIDGTMAGNLCRCGTYLRIRAAIKDAAAGNVKGRPAEASVKTGGAQ, encoded by the coding sequence ATGCCCAAATTTACCCTGAACGTGAATGGGCAGGCCCGCACCGTGGATGTGCCGGCGGATACTCCGCTGCTTTGGGTCCTGCGCGATAACCTCGAATTGGTCGGCACGAAATTCGGCTGCGGCATCGGCCAATGCGGCGCGTGCACCGTGCACCTCGCCGGCACGCCGGTCCGCTCGTGCCAGTTCCCGGTCTCGACCGTCGTCGGCATGCCGATCACCACGATCGAGGGCCTGTCGCCCGACGGCTCGCATCCACTGCAAAAGGCGTGGATCGACCACGACGTCCCGCAATGCGGCTACTGCCAATCCGGGCAGATCATGACCGCCGCCGCGCTCCTGAAAAACAACCCGCACCCGAGCGACGAGGACATCGACGGCACGATGGCGGGCAATCTCTGCCGCTGCGGCACTTACCTGCGCATCCGCGCCGCGATCAAGGACGCCGCGGCCGGCAACGTGAAAGGCCGCCCCGCCGAAGCGTCGGTGAAAACGGGAGGTGCCCAATGA